Below is a genomic region from Culicoides brevitarsis isolate CSIRO-B50_1 chromosome 2, AGI_CSIRO_Cbre_v1, whole genome shotgun sequence.
actttttgcaattaagagttttttctaccaaaacgaatattttaccctataatttttatcctttatttcttaaaattaaattaattattaattgggataattaaaaaatatcattttttaactatttattattaaatttatattgaatgttttaaaattaatttttaatttattaaaatttaattatttaatttttttcgacgaaaatttagaataaatttaaataaaaataataaaaaataaatataaataaaaaccttagacctttttaaaattctttgaaattttaaatcatctttaaattttcaccacAATTAAAGAGCTACTCATGtgcctaatttttattaatcgttatcctaattaaatatttttcttctccttaaatttttacaatcctcttaaatataaatttacatacaaatttcccaaaaataacaataaagttGTTCACCTCATTAATCTTTTCTGTTATTCGTCACACGacacacaaacaaaatttaaataaagctcACTTGTTTTTTTCCCAGAAAATCTCGAGAAAATCCCGAATTAACGTCTACTCGACATATTTGCGACTAAATGAGAGAAGGAGCGAGAGAAAAATTCATCGGAAGTCATATTTGTTGAACACgcacaacaacgacgacgactttaTTCCccggaaaaatcataaagtacGAGATCACATTACGTTCatgattattataataaaagccGAGTAAGTCAAAAGATGACATCGagtaaaagcaacaaaaaaagtcgGAAGATGATATGAAttgcaataacaataaaagcttttaatgTTTGTGTTATCTCTCACCTCTTTGCTATTTTTTCGGgggttttatttgttttttttttcctggtAGGTGTGTGTCTCATGTCAACTTGAATTTcgttgtgtttgtgtgtgacaatttttattatgtcacttttctcatattttacctgtttgtttgctttttttgttctgtgcGGGTTTCTAACACCATCAAAAAGGGAAAAGTTTTGTTCACACACGAGCGCAGTTCACatgacataataataataaaacagcgAATAGGTCATGCTTTTGTACGTTTTTCCGTAAAGTAGTGGTGTCATCGTGTGTGCTGCCAAGCCATCAAGACATGCatagaatttttgattagaccatgtgtgtttttttttctcgtcgtgCAGCATCCCAGCAACAACACGAAACTATGCCAAAAAACcaaaaaggtaataaaaatgttgagacTTGTTGAATATGTACGTAAACTTGGcatataaaacaataaattttagttgtgTCTcgaacatacacacacacaagctGTTTCCGGGGATCGGAATGTTCTATAATTGTCCGATGAATTGAAAAGGGatgaaaattacaatttaaaagtaaaattttaaaaagttatatgGATTTAatcgagatttttttgattttttgtcaactttaaaataattttattaaataaaaaaaaataaattgaattaatttaaatatgagaaggataaatattttaaataaagatctaaaaaaataaataaaaattaaaaaaatataaaaaattggaaataattttaaacgcatttaaaaaattaaatttaatttgtaaaaaataatcaattactaaattaaattcaaaaattattaaaattttaatttaattttttttttgtttatggaataaaattaaaatatttttaattgaaatgccgcatcacataaaaattgttttgtcattacaaaatattttttttatattttctaattgaaacttctttttttgaaatccataattttattcaaaatcaaagttgtacaatttaaaaaaaataattttgatcttcacatttttgatagaattaaaaaatatacgacgaaaattcataaaaaaaaagtcttcaaaatatttttatatttatttttttttttaaatttaaaaaaaaaataatttttaaaaaatatttctaaaggttgacttttgagaaaaatattttatctatgtgtctaattttttttttttttttttttttttgaaaaaaataattttatatttatgaatttttatcgtatttttaaaatttcattaaaaatgtgaagatcaaaattaattattttttatttgtaaaaattttgattttggataaaatcttggatttcaaaaaataaaataagtaaaatttaatcaaaaaatataaaactaaaaatattttgtaattacaaaaaatattttaatttaaacccataagccaaaataaatttttattaaattctaaaattttaatattttttaaaattcttattaacttaatttttttttaatttttttttcgttaccaTAATAAACTATTAAATAGGATTGGAAACTAAATTTCAACCATTTCCGACTCAAAGGGTGCTCGtgaatatattttcatatatgTGTGTTATTTTAAAAGGTAATTAAATCATATCGTGAATTGAATTCCATTCCCGCTCATAACATATTTTCTCGAAGAAGGATTACACACACTTTGcaagaaacttttatttatttctgtcTTTATGTGctcggaaaattaaattattgactgAATCGAAATCTGAAATAAATATTGCCAGAACACTGATCTTGACTTCTTGCCCGTACGCCTGGTGCCTCGTACGACACATAATGTTGTTCAGATGTTTTGATTTcgaatttctaaatatttatgcaTTGTTTCGACGAAAATAaaagcaaggaaaaaaatcagtagTCGATATTTATAGTTAAGTACAGTTCATATAATGCAAGAGTGAGAgaagaaacattttaatataaattgtacaaattaattttcacacacacatcGCACGCCGCTAATGATTACATGGCATGGcgtgtaattattatttttttttttgtttaaataaaaaaatatattgaactcaaattgaatgaaaaaatctaTCAATAGGAACATCTGCGTAATTTATCTGATGGATCGTCTTTGATTCGATTGAAAgcgatataaaattaaataaattattttttctgtaaagaaaaatctcaaatcAATCACGATGACGAGACCTACCTTTATTGATTGaaatcctttttaatttaatgttttctcGCTCTATTTTTTGTATccgttcgttatttttttttctattcaataTCCGCGTTgaaatttgatactttttataattttcaccaTAAAATGATCCCGTTTTGATATAATctctcttttaatttataattttggcGATGAAGCAATTAACATGGCTTTTAGCAATTTTAtcaatgataatatttttttttataatgtttcaattaatttttaaacttttacacACACATTCAGTTATCAActacgataaattttaatttaatagacacaaattcaacaattctgttttttttttcaaattatttttattttccgtttgcaattaatttataataaatggtcattgattgatttttttttttttttgataatttaatattttatgcaaatattgtgtgttgaactttttctagttaaatttcctttttttgtttatttttcacagaaatttttttaatcaactcGTTTATCGTTtcactatattttttttttgttttcagaaaataaaactttttttctctccttaaTTAACTcaataaatgatgaatttattcCAATAAAAACGTTGATGGTCGCTTGTTGGCtgcagatgatgatgaaagagATGTCGTTTGCAACAGGACAAAATCCAATAGTACGCGCTTAATTAGCTTGAGAAAAACGAAGCAAATTGACAATAAAAGTGcggtaagaaaaattcttttgaattgCGCACCAAACATAATAATCAAGAATAAAaacggtaaaaaataatttttgttggagGTAATTGAggagaaactgaaaaaaaagaaagaatggaaaaatatggcaaatattatttttctttcacttgATTGCACTTTTTAacgaagtttttaataaaaaaaatttttatattttttttcgttttttgggtCAATTAATTGATACTTTGGGATTTTTCGCTCACttaatttcgtttttattttgttttattaattttcgtttcttgtacgtctaaatttttgtgattgatgaaaatttgatcaGTTGTTCGTAATTGGACTTttgggagagaaaaaaattgaataagaaaaattgttaaaaaattatattttaattaaaataaaaaagaattaaattagataaaaattgaatttaaaaaaaaatttaaaaaataaatttataatttattttaaattttgaaatatattttataaaatattgaatattttaatttaaaaatatttaattaattttattaaataattttaaaatttataacaaataaaatttaatttaatttaaattttaattattttagaaattctttattattgttcaattttattttaatttttttatttatttattaattttctttttttataataatttataataaaaaaaattaataaatttttagaatttttttaacatttaaaaaaaaatcgtccaaaaataatcaatttacgaataagatttttttaaaaagttttcttttaaagaaaaatctttaaaaaaaatcacataaaaaaatcccgTAAATAATTCGGTACTTGAGCATTATTAAAATAAGCATTTGCCCATCAACGGCAATTATTTTCTCATCATTCACAATTATGatggtaataatttttcatcttttttttcgttacccagatttatttatttattctttgctCTGATGTCTCAAGACACCGacgaacagaaaaattattgctttttaattCGTCTGTTCCGTTACTTAGactttcagttaaaaattaaaaattcaaaaataatttcacgaaaaattgaCTCCCATGCGACTTTAATACGAACAAGATTTAAGTGAATTcggcaaaaattttcctttttttggcGAAacggaatttaatttaaatatttaattgttgtaagaattaatattttaataattttttttttacatttttcacctGCCACACGTTTATTTTgtctgtttatttatattttattattttggatATCCAATGTCAGTGTACATAACATAAACGTTGTTGGGAgagagttttaataatttatttatttatttttctttgcacaCACAGAATCCAtgcatttatatatatttttgtgtacATATTACagtaattgtatttttttttgttcttttaggTATATAATGACAATGATTGTTAGATGTGAtccatacaaaaatttggaacTGACTGAGAAGTAGATTCGCATCTGTATAACAAGCAAGTACCTGTTTTTTGAATTCCGTAGTGAGTGCCTGGGAAAATGAGTGACTCCGATGAAAATGAGTGGCGATCCACTTGCCTGCCGCTGCTGCCTTCGATGTTTAGTCGAACtgagagtgtgtgtgtgtgtgtggcggAGTCGAGAAGTATCATtgaattgggtcaaaattatgcaagtttaataaattttgtgtttattttatcCAGATAATTAACATTCATTTTTGTGCCTGTGCGTTGATATTGACACATGTATTTTATGAcagttgatgaatttttaacgaaccAACAAAAAGTACCAGGTGCCTTCATCGAGCACATTTTTCGACGACGAGGCAATAAAGTTTGAATAGGATCATTGATTGCCCTCTTCTCGGTTAAAATCTTCCCTCTCATACACCTTTCATGCGTGAATGAAGgacaaaaacctttaaaatacTCATCATTATCccttttattcaacttttctcgtatgaacgtttttttttctcattttgtaTTATTGCAGATTATTATTGTTCCTCTCCCTCCTTCAATTCTTTCGTGCTTGTTCGTCTCGAAATTTACCTGTCGACACGTTGTTGTTGCTCTATCAAACGCAAAAAACGTTTCATTTATCGAAGAACAaggaacacataaaaaaataatcatgttAAGAAGAAGTAGTTGGGACATTATCATatgattgataaaaaaaaaactacatgtCCCTTCATCATTTTCGTCACATTTCCTTCGATCGTCGTGGTTGTTTCGTCAGATACTTATCATTTTTCGACATTATACCTCAATGGGAAGTTTTGAAAGACGGATCAGAGACGAGCTCTCACTATCTGTTGCTTCGTTCGGGTGAATGCGCATGTCTGAAGCTCACACCTGAATAGTTTATGCAGgtgaaatttcgtaaaaatgaaggaataaaaggtaaaattatgataaaagtgcatttttaaatttttttagagtaatTTGAGCagtttttagagatttttttaagaaagtaGTTGATGAAAAAGAcaattgggaaattttttaaagaaaaaattttgaaaatgaactTAAATGGTCTTGATAAGGAACAGAAACAAAGCAACTGGTTACACGAAGTTACGTTTCGTTACACACGACTCGACATTGATGCATTGAAAGGTCAGTGTTGAAGGCAAAAAGGGCCTTTTAAGTCAttaacttaagatttttttataaattttcattgaaattttaaattttttgtcataaaattataaaattcctcaaaattaaattttttatgcattttgcagataattttggaaaaaaatttaagtaaaaatatctaaaattgttacaattcttaaaaaaatttaaatttttgatgacatttttcaagtttttggcataaaattgtcaatttttcttaaaaatttgcatttcacgtattatgttaaaatttttttttagtaaaatatctaaaattgttaaaaaattctaaaaattgcaaaaaaaaaattttaaaaatcaacttaaaattctaatttttgatgaaattttcaagaacataattttaattaaaaaaaaattgctcaaaatctTCTATAATCTCAACTCAAAACtccaatttttgacgaaattttgcTACGAATGATACTAAAacacatttaattaataaaaatttatttaaattctaatgaaaattatctCAAGCTTTAACTTTATTCttcttttgtaactttttcttCAACGCTTCGACATCAAATTCTCCCTCTCCAGCCtctttcttcacttttttcggtttttcctCCTTTGGCGGCTCGAAATGCTCAttcctcttcttcttgttttgctcatttttgaccaatttctcCAACTTTTGATCCTTTTTCCGTTCCTTTTGTAATTTGAAGTACTCTCCGGAAGCCAATTGCTTGTCAATTTTACTCTCCGGCATTGGAGGCGGGAATGGCGTATATTCCTTCTTGGGTTTCTTTACTTTCTTACTCTTCTTCTTGTTAACATTCTTCGACTCGAATTTCGGCAAAAATCGACTCCAATcctcatttttcaaatttggatCCTTCATGAGCTCCTTTTTGATCATCAGCGCCTTGATATTGTAAATCGGATGCACGTTTTTCATGGTTTCCTCGACAATTTGTCGCGCTGCTTGAAGTCCCTTGTACGGTCCGATGGCGGAAACTGTCGCTCCTTGCACCAAAATGTAACAATTCGTCAGCAACTCGATGGATTTCAATGTGCATCCGTTCGGACCGATAAGACGATTGCGacgtttgatgaatttttccatGTTTCGCAcgagatttttgattttgatgatGTCACAACCGATTTCGTCCTGTAACACGCGAACTGCCTGCTCGTAAGGGACACTACGTGACAAAAGTTTGATCATGTCACGTGCTTTGACGATGATAAAAGGGTCCCAGGTCTTGCGGGTTGTCTTTACCGTCATACTGCCTTCGATGAGATCCAAGTCGCACTTGATGTGATGATCGCCGAGCGACTTTTGAACAAGGGGCCAGCATTCTTTGAGGTATCTATAACGGAAAAACTGACATGAAAtgcttgaaaattattgaaattcaagAGAAAACTCACTTTTCTCGATATTTAGGGAACAAAACCGAAAACGAGGATTCCTCCAACATCCCATGTGGATTGTCTTCGGGCGTGAATTTCGGTATCTCCATGCTCCATGCATCGTCAATGGCTTCTGGATCAGccattttgtggtttttatcCGTGAAATCTCTAAAAAACCCTCAAAAATAGCGAAAAATCTAGAAACTCACGCTggtttgttttcaattttgtttcaacTGTTCGCCGCACTTCCGCTTTGGTGGCTCCAAACAGGATGTGGACCTGGTGCCTGCAGCGCCATCTTCCggtttatcaatttcatacgactcaatttttattttcattccgaTCGTTCATCCATTCCGATTGTTCATTTGAGTTGATTCCGATCGCGAAATTCATGTCGAATTTCccgattttttggaaatttagaGGAAAATAGACCGAAATCCGACATAAAATCACGTTAAAACAGTAAAATGGTAAGTCCCGAAccttttttcgatgaaaaccCTTCGCGAGTCTTTTTGGAAATCTCGAAAATTCTGATGCAACTTCCCCTCAGACTTTCATGGCATGTGGCATGATTTTTCCGGGAATTctgtaaatttcattaaaatccccCTGTCTTTTTAGGCTGCACCCGATCGCAAAGGAACCTTCAAAGTCGAGTACTTGCAAAACATCGAGAAACAAGTGCAAGAAAAATGGGAAAAGGAGAAGGTGAGTCACTTCCCAACTTCCAACTCATGCCGGTTTCTCACAAAAATCCTccctttttttagatttacgAGCTAGATGCGCCCCAAAAGCCTCGTTCGCGCGAAGATGAGAAATATTTGGTGACCTTTCCGTACCCCTACATGAACGGGCGCTTGCATCTCGGACACACTTTTTGCATTTCCAAGGCGGAATTCAGTGCGCGCTATCACCGTTTGAAGGGAAAACGTGTCTTGTTTCCCTTTGGCTTCCATTGCACCGGTATGCCCATCAAGGCTTGTGCCGACAAATTAAAACGCGAAATGGAAACCTTCGGATATCCACCGAAATTCCCACGAGACGACATCCCGTCGCCCGTTGTCGAGGAGAAATCCGACATTCCAAAGGACAAAAGCAAGGGAAAGAAGAGCAAGGCAATGGCTAAAACAGGCACCGCTAAATACCAGTGGCAAATTATGCAGAGTTTGGGATTAAAAGATgaggaaatcaaaaaattcgccGATCCCGCATACTGGATAGATTATTTTCCGCCGCGCG
It encodes:
- the LOC134830419 gene encoding KRR1 small subunit processome component homolog; translated protein: MADPEAIDDAWSMEIPKFTPEDNPHGMLEESSFSVLFPKYREKYLKECWPLVQKSLGDHHIKCDLDLIEGSMTVKTTRKTWDPFIIVKARDMIKLLSRSVPYEQAVRVLQDEIGCDIIKIKNLVRNMEKFIKRRNRLIGPNGCTLKSIELLTNCYILVQGATVSAIGPYKGLQAARQIVEETMKNVHPIYNIKALMIKKELMKDPNLKNEDWSRFLPKFESKNVNKKKSKKVKKPKKEYTPFPPPMPESKIDKQLASGEYFKLQKERKKDQKLEKLVKNEQNKKKRNEHFEPPKEEKPKKVKKEAGEGEFDVEALKKKLQKKNKVKA